The Cryptosporangium minutisporangium genome includes a region encoding these proteins:
- a CDS encoding Uma2 family endonuclease, translating to MGRVREARSRRPRRVHRWDLGGVPQPARLHQRICRRIANLLESTLPPEFEVETGWAWKPAADEFVPDVMVYRRTDETVRYTGTPALAVEVLSTDRRDVLVVNTTKYAAVGLAHSWVVDPRDRGLDAYVLDEDATYRRVAQLGLDDDEAPASAELSFGLGTVLVDLRQLIDEA from the coding sequence CTGGGACGAGTACGAGAAGCTCGGTCCCGACGTCCGCGGCGAGTACATCGATGGGACCTTGGTGGTGTCCCCCAGCCCGCCCGTCTTCACCAGCGGATCTGCCGTCGAATCGCCAACCTGCTGGAGTCCACGCTCCCACCCGAGTTCGAGGTCGAGACCGGATGGGCCTGGAAGCCAGCAGCGGACGAGTTCGTTCCGGACGTCATGGTCTATCGCCGGACCGACGAGACCGTGCGGTACACCGGGACTCCGGCGCTGGCGGTCGAGGTGCTCTCCACCGATCGCCGTGACGTCCTCGTCGTGAATACGACGAAGTACGCCGCGGTCGGCCTGGCGCACTCCTGGGTCGTCGATCCGCGCGACCGCGGCTTGGACGCGTACGTCCTGGACGAGGATGCGACGTACCGCCGCGTCGCTCAGCTCGGCCTGGACGACGACGAGGCGCCGGCCTCTGCGGAGCTGTCGTTCGGGCTGGGCACCGTCCTGGTCGACCTCCGACAGCTCATCGACGAGGCGTAG
- a CDS encoding methylated-DNA--[protein]-cysteine S-methyltransferase: MTVEPRAQPETVDADSWAGVELSTPIGPLGVVVTRLGVLAVGLDGLSAAERAAGTLTGLRPGDLPGPVARVREEFGAYFAGRLRAFRLPIDWRLSSGYAREVRQTLYATVGYGETISYGELARRVTDAEADGEFGAARAVGRAMATNPVPVIVPCHRVLAADGSLHGFGGGLEMKRRLLALEGAVPDTLF; this comes from the coding sequence GTGACGGTTGAACCTCGAGCCCAACCTGAGACAGTCGACGCCGACTCGTGGGCGGGCGTGGAGCTGTCCACGCCGATCGGTCCGCTCGGTGTCGTGGTGACCCGGCTCGGCGTGCTGGCGGTCGGGCTCGACGGGCTGTCCGCAGCCGAGCGCGCGGCCGGCACGCTGACCGGTCTGCGGCCGGGCGACCTCCCAGGGCCGGTCGCACGGGTCCGGGAGGAGTTCGGCGCGTACTTCGCGGGTCGGCTACGCGCGTTCAGGCTGCCGATCGACTGGCGGCTGTCCAGCGGCTACGCCCGCGAGGTGCGGCAGACGCTGTACGCGACGGTCGGTTACGGGGAGACGATCAGCTACGGCGAGCTGGCCCGGCGGGTCACCGACGCCGAGGCGGACGGCGAGTTCGGCGCGGCGCGGGCGGTGGGCCGGGCGATGGCGACGAATCCGGTGCCGGTGATCGTGCCGTGCCACCGGGTGCTGGCCGCCGACGGCAGCCTGCACGGGTTCGGTGGGGGACTGGAGATGAAGCGGCGTCTGCTCGCGCTGGAGGGCGCGGTCCCCGACACGCTGTTCTGA
- a CDS encoding cation:proton antiporter regulatory subunit, with protein sequence MSARVEQRALPGIGVCQDLVTRAGRRIGVLTHRDGHRELVVYDVDDPDAASETIPLNGDEANALAELLGAPQLVRHLAELQQQVTGVLTEQLPIMEGSPYAGRPLGDTQARTRTGASIVAVLRQGEVVASPGPSFVFAPGDMMVVVGTREGIDGVAAILRGDA encoded by the coding sequence ATGAGTGCGCGGGTAGAGCAGCGAGCCCTCCCCGGGATCGGCGTCTGCCAGGACCTGGTCACCCGGGCTGGTCGCCGGATCGGCGTGCTCACCCACCGCGACGGCCACCGGGAACTCGTGGTCTACGACGTCGACGACCCGGACGCCGCGAGCGAGACGATCCCGCTCAACGGCGACGAGGCCAACGCGCTCGCGGAGCTGCTCGGCGCACCGCAGCTGGTCCGGCACCTCGCCGAGCTCCAGCAGCAGGTGACCGGCGTGCTCACCGAGCAGCTACCGATCATGGAGGGGTCGCCGTACGCCGGGCGTCCGCTCGGCGACACGCAGGCCCGGACGCGAACCGGCGCCTCGATCGTCGCCGTCCTGCGGCAGGGTGAGGTGGTGGCGTCACCCGGGCCGTCGTTCGTCTTCGCGCCGGGCGACATGATGGTCGTGGTCGGCACCCGCGAGGGGATCGACGGCGTCGCCGCGATCCTCCGCGGCGACGCCTGA
- a CDS encoding cation:proton antiporter, with product MHSSATLLIEVGGILLALALLGRAGRRIGLSPIPLYLLAGLAFGHGGLVPLSASEGFIEVGAEIGVVLLLVTLGLEYSAAELVTNVRSAAPAGVVDALLNAVPGAVLALVLGWGPVGAVALAGVTWVSSSGVIAKTLADLGRLGNRETPTVLSVLVIEDLAMALYLPILTAMLAGVGFAKGSVVLGIALGTVAIVLLVALRYGDWITKLVSADNPEALLLGVLGLTLLVAGIASELQVSAAVGAFLVGIALSGEVAHSATALLSPLRDLFAAVFFVFFGLSTDPETIPPVLLPALGLAIVTMGTKVLTGWYAARRAGIGSKGRLRAGLALMPRGEFSIVIAGLAVAAGVDGELGALATAYVLITVVSGPLLARISDLDRPKRPSRRLFVRRRDESPAPTASATPEPAVD from the coding sequence GTGCATTCCTCCGCGACGCTGTTGATCGAGGTCGGCGGAATCCTGCTGGCGCTGGCCCTGCTGGGCCGCGCCGGTCGACGGATCGGGCTCAGCCCCATCCCGCTCTACCTCTTGGCGGGTCTGGCGTTCGGCCACGGCGGCCTGGTGCCGCTCTCCGCCAGCGAGGGATTCATCGAGGTCGGCGCCGAGATCGGCGTCGTGCTGCTGCTGGTCACGCTGGGTTTGGAGTACTCCGCGGCCGAGCTGGTGACGAACGTCCGCAGCGCGGCGCCGGCCGGTGTCGTGGACGCGTTGCTCAACGCGGTGCCTGGTGCCGTGCTGGCGCTGGTGCTCGGCTGGGGGCCGGTCGGTGCGGTCGCGCTGGCCGGCGTCACCTGGGTGTCGTCGTCCGGTGTCATCGCCAAGACGCTCGCCGACCTCGGCCGCCTCGGTAACCGGGAGACGCCGACCGTGCTCAGCGTCCTCGTGATCGAGGACCTGGCGATGGCGCTCTACCTGCCGATCCTCACCGCGATGCTGGCCGGCGTCGGGTTCGCGAAGGGGTCGGTCGTACTCGGGATCGCGCTCGGCACGGTCGCGATCGTGCTGCTCGTCGCGTTGCGGTACGGCGACTGGATCACCAAGCTGGTCTCCGCGGACAACCCGGAAGCGCTGCTGCTCGGCGTTCTCGGCTTGACGTTGCTGGTGGCCGGCATCGCGTCCGAGCTGCAGGTCTCGGCCGCCGTCGGCGCGTTCCTGGTCGGTATCGCGCTCTCCGGCGAGGTCGCCCACTCGGCGACCGCGCTGCTCAGCCCGTTGCGCGACCTGTTCGCCGCGGTGTTCTTCGTGTTCTTCGGGCTCTCCACCGATCCGGAGACGATCCCCCCGGTCCTGCTGCCCGCGCTCGGCCTGGCGATCGTCACGATGGGGACCAAGGTGCTGACCGGCTGGTACGCCGCGCGCCGGGCCGGGATCGGGTCGAAGGGTCGCTTGCGTGCCGGGCTGGCGCTGATGCCGCGTGGCGAGTTCTCGATCGTCATCGCCGGGCTGGCCGTCGCCGCCGGCGTGGACGGGGAGCTGGGCGCGCTAGCTACCGCCTACGTGCTGATCACCGTGGTCTCCGGACCGCTCCTGGCCCGGATCTCCGATCTCGACCGGCCGAAGCGGCCGTCCCGACGACTGTTCGTCCGGCGCCGCGACGAGTCACCCGCGCCGACCGCCAGCGCGACGCCGGAGCCCGCGGTCGACTGA
- a CDS encoding ATP-binding protein — translation MTSPTDEPSGTHHRAGERPERARVGAQGALLAATVAVLGVVLSVLIAEGLRDVEQHGVDRAMDRQNAIARTAVAAEIRRYTDTARQVAASLGALENLDATRFFAIAATLPRENLPGATGLSVVVPATTAQIPAVQQSWRSRGQPTLTLTAVPDAPKHYFQVLNRRLDGTEPQVGRDFAAAPEPIAAMEAARLSGDLAVSDAYVLLRDRNLPTVRRQLSVALVAPIYRSTTAARRFVGWVHLGVHGHDFLSMTLREASQGLVGVSLAAAGTGGSTTRIATLSGSAGNDSGTIVERTARLAVGQQMWHLRIWSSTSAAALLGVDVYLDETALLTGVGVSLLLALLVYVLASGRARARAQVAAATAELRRTERSTRQQAVLLQAVLNGVEDGIAVADADGSLVLLNPSAQATLAVPGSGDPDDRQQYGIYRVDGITPYPAEELPLRRALAGAACTDEFVVRNPARPDGVRVQVSAQPLDLGFDRHGALAVARDVTALRAYEADLVAFAGIAAHDLKAPLANVVGYLELAEDDLAEVRVLGRQPRAVTTALDHLTRVRTGTERMRRLIDDLLAYATARDAKLQLTDVDLTALVTEVLPLLVRPDRVNTPHLVVRPLPVVRGDGALIRQLLTNLLGNAVKYTPPDETPRIAVRARPVSGAEGWIRIEIADHGIGIPSGQHAQIFHGFHRAHVGSGYPGTGLGLAICHRIVERHGGTIGAADNSGGGTVFWFTLPLATEGRTSAPEAPDLVGARS, via the coding sequence ATGACGTCGCCCACCGACGAGCCGAGCGGGACGCATCATCGCGCCGGGGAGCGGCCGGAACGTGCCCGGGTCGGCGCTCAGGGGGCGCTGCTGGCGGCGACCGTCGCGGTGCTGGGCGTCGTGCTCTCGGTGCTGATCGCCGAAGGGCTCCGCGACGTCGAGCAGCACGGTGTCGATCGTGCGATGGACCGACAGAACGCGATCGCACGGACCGCGGTCGCCGCCGAGATCCGCCGTTACACCGACACCGCGCGGCAGGTTGCGGCGTCCCTCGGTGCGCTGGAGAACCTCGACGCGACCCGGTTCTTCGCGATCGCCGCGACGTTGCCCCGGGAGAACCTGCCGGGGGCCACCGGGCTCAGCGTGGTCGTGCCCGCGACGACCGCCCAGATCCCTGCGGTGCAGCAGAGCTGGCGCAGCCGCGGCCAGCCCACGCTGACGCTGACCGCAGTCCCGGACGCGCCGAAGCACTACTTCCAGGTGCTCAACCGCCGGTTGGACGGCACCGAGCCCCAAGTCGGCCGGGACTTCGCCGCCGCGCCGGAGCCGATCGCGGCGATGGAGGCGGCACGGCTCTCCGGAGATTTGGCGGTCTCCGACGCCTACGTCCTGCTCCGCGACCGGAACCTGCCGACCGTCCGACGGCAGCTCTCGGTCGCGTTGGTCGCGCCGATCTACCGATCGACGACGGCCGCCCGCCGGTTCGTCGGGTGGGTGCATCTCGGTGTGCACGGTCACGACTTCCTCAGCATGACGCTGCGCGAGGCGTCGCAGGGGCTGGTCGGCGTCTCGCTCGCCGCGGCCGGCACCGGCGGGAGCACCACTCGGATCGCGACGCTCTCCGGCAGCGCCGGGAACGACTCCGGCACGATCGTCGAGCGGACCGCGCGCCTCGCGGTCGGTCAACAGATGTGGCACCTGCGGATCTGGTCCAGCACCTCCGCCGCCGCTCTCCTCGGGGTCGACGTCTACCTGGACGAGACCGCGCTACTCACCGGCGTCGGGGTCAGCCTGCTGCTGGCGCTCCTGGTGTACGTCCTGGCCAGCGGCCGGGCCCGGGCACGCGCTCAGGTCGCGGCCGCCACCGCGGAGCTGCGCCGGACCGAGCGCTCGACCCGGCAGCAGGCGGTGCTGCTCCAAGCGGTGCTCAACGGGGTGGAGGACGGCATCGCGGTCGCCGACGCGGACGGATCGCTGGTACTGCTCAACCCGTCCGCGCAGGCGACGCTGGCGGTACCGGGCTCGGGAGATCCGGACGACCGGCAGCAGTACGGCATCTACCGGGTGGACGGCATCACCCCGTACCCCGCTGAGGAACTCCCACTCCGTCGCGCGCTGGCGGGGGCGGCGTGCACGGACGAGTTCGTCGTCCGGAACCCTGCGCGGCCGGACGGCGTCCGGGTGCAGGTCTCCGCGCAACCGCTCGATCTGGGGTTCGACCGGCACGGAGCGCTCGCCGTTGCCCGCGACGTGACCGCACTCCGGGCGTACGAGGCGGACCTGGTCGCGTTCGCAGGCATCGCCGCACACGACCTGAAGGCGCCGCTGGCCAACGTCGTGGGCTACCTGGAGCTGGCCGAGGACGACCTGGCCGAGGTACGGGTGCTCGGCAGGCAACCCCGCGCCGTGACGACCGCGCTCGATCACCTGACCCGCGTCCGGACCGGCACCGAGCGGATGCGGCGCCTGATCGACGACCTGCTGGCCTACGCGACGGCTCGGGACGCGAAGTTGCAACTCACCGACGTCGATCTCACCGCGCTGGTGACCGAGGTGCTTCCACTGCTCGTGCGTCCGGACCGGGTGAACACGCCGCACCTCGTCGTCCGCCCGCTGCCGGTCGTCCGGGGCGACGGTGCGCTGATCCGGCAGCTGCTGACGAACCTGCTCGGCAACGCGGTCAAGTACACGCCCCCGGACGAGACACCGCGCATCGCCGTCCGCGCCCGGCCGGTGTCCGGGGCCGAGGGGTGGATCCGGATCGAGATCGCCGATCATGGGATCGGCATCCCGTCCGGCCAGCACGCGCAGATCTTCCACGGGTTCCACCGCGCGCACGTGGGTTCCGGCTATCCCGGGACCGGACTCGGCCTGGCGATCTGCCACCGGATCGTCGAGCGCCACGGCGGGACGATCGGCGCGGCCGACAATTCCGGTGGCGGCACGGTCTTCTGGTTCACGTTGCCGCTGGCCACCGAGGGTCGGACTTCCGCCCCCGAGGCACCGGATCTGGTGGGCGCCCGTAGCTGA
- a CDS encoding ATP-dependent DNA ligase, producing the protein MLLADIAATGRDVAAVSSRKAKVERLAACLRQLSGDEVVPGVAWLCGELRQRQIGVGWAALRDLPDAAADEPSLTVTAVDATFAEIGALAGPGSQTARRAALAALFARVTREEQTFLRALLVGEVRQGALAGVMADAVATATGLPLPALRRALLLRGDLRAVAETALREGADGLAEFRLQVGRPLAPMLAQPAEDLTDALARAGAAAVEEKLDGARVQVHRDGAEVLVVTRSLDDITARVPEVVEAALALPVRSAVLDGEAIALRPDGRPQPFQVTASRVGSRADVAKARAATPLSAVLFDALHLDGDDLLDRPAADRFAALSAVAPAESIVRRMAVPEGDASEFLAETLRRGHEGVVVKSLDSPYAAGRRGGGWWKVKPRHTLDLVVLAAEWGHGRRRGWLSNLHLGARDPSGLVGDAGGFVMLGKTFKGMTDAMLKWQTEYLLERAVSRDAYTVYVRPELVVEIAFDGVQTSPRYPGGVTLRFARVKGYRTDKRVEEADTLEAVRALHLT; encoded by the coding sequence ATGCTTCTCGCCGACATCGCCGCGACCGGGCGGGACGTCGCCGCGGTCAGCTCACGCAAGGCCAAGGTCGAGCGGTTGGCCGCGTGTCTCCGGCAGCTGTCCGGAGACGAGGTGGTGCCCGGCGTCGCCTGGCTCTGTGGTGAACTGCGGCAGCGGCAGATCGGTGTCGGCTGGGCCGCGCTGCGCGACCTGCCCGACGCCGCGGCCGACGAACCCAGCCTGACCGTGACGGCGGTGGACGCCACGTTCGCCGAGATCGGCGCGCTGGCCGGCCCTGGCTCGCAGACGGCGCGCCGGGCGGCACTGGCGGCGCTGTTCGCCCGGGTGACCAGGGAAGAGCAGACGTTCCTGCGCGCGCTACTGGTCGGAGAGGTGCGGCAGGGCGCGCTGGCCGGCGTCATGGCCGACGCGGTCGCGACCGCCACCGGTCTGCCGCTGCCCGCACTGCGACGGGCGTTGCTGCTCCGCGGTGATCTCCGTGCGGTGGCCGAGACCGCGCTCCGCGAAGGCGCCGACGGGCTCGCCGAGTTCCGGCTCCAGGTCGGGCGTCCACTCGCGCCGATGCTGGCCCAGCCCGCCGAAGACCTGACCGACGCGCTGGCCCGGGCCGGCGCGGCCGCGGTCGAGGAGAAGCTCGACGGAGCCCGGGTCCAGGTCCACCGGGACGGCGCCGAGGTGCTCGTCGTCACCCGCAGCCTGGACGACATCACCGCCCGCGTGCCGGAGGTCGTGGAGGCGGCGCTGGCGCTCCCGGTGCGCTCCGCGGTGCTCGACGGCGAGGCGATCGCGCTCCGGCCGGACGGGCGCCCGCAACCGTTCCAGGTGACGGCGTCCCGGGTGGGCAGCCGCGCGGACGTCGCGAAGGCCCGGGCTGCCACGCCGCTGTCGGCGGTGCTCTTCGACGCCCTGCACCTCGACGGCGACGACCTCCTCGACCGGCCGGCGGCCGACCGGTTCGCCGCACTCTCCGCGGTGGCTCCCGCCGAGAGCATCGTCCGGCGGATGGCGGTGCCGGAGGGCGACGCGAGTGAGTTCCTCGCCGAGACGTTGCGCCGCGGTCACGAGGGCGTGGTCGTGAAATCGCTGGACAGCCCGTACGCCGCCGGCCGACGCGGCGGGGGCTGGTGGAAAGTCAAACCGCGGCACACCCTCGACCTGGTCGTGCTCGCGGCCGAGTGGGGGCACGGGCGGCGCCGGGGATGGCTGTCGAACCTGCACCTCGGCGCGCGGGATCCGTCGGGCCTGGTCGGGGACGCGGGCGGGTTCGTCATGCTCGGCAAGACGTTCAAGGGCATGACCGACGCGATGCTGAAGTGGCAGACCGAGTACCTGCTCGAACGCGCGGTGAGCCGGGACGCGTACACCGTCTACGTGCGACCCGAGCTGGTGGTCGAGATCGCGTTCGACGGAGTCCAGACCAGCCCGCGGTATCCGGGCGGCGTCACGCTCCGATTCGCCCGGGTCAAGGGCTACCGCACCGACAAGCGGGTCGAGGAGGCCGACACCCTCGAGGCGGTGCGCGCCCTGCACCTCACTTAG
- a CDS encoding MFS transporter has product MDRLPWSRFHWMVVIALGVTWILDGLEIQIASTVADKLTEEGTLGLSAQQVTLSASVYLFGEVVGALWFGRLADRLGRRKLFLITLTLYLVASGLTGFSVTFYEFLLFRFLAGMGIGGEYAAIHSAIDELIPSHYRGRVDLAISGTYWGGAAMASAAQIVFLNPDFFSDNIGWRLGFFLGPLIGLAIWPLRRHIPESPRWMMTHGQEVEAERTVDQIEEQVRASGKEVEPVPESEASEVKPHPPVTYRQIAQIMFKQYRSRTILGFALMTTQSFLYNAIFFTYALVLGTFYDVDSGTIPYFFFPFAIGNLIGPLVLGPFFDTIGRRKMIGGTYLLSGTLLAITGYLFYAEVLTAVTQTILWCIIFFFASAAASSGYLTVSEIFPLELRSQAIAFFFAISQFFGGVIAPSLFGALIGEGESRGPLFGGYLLGAGLMIIGGLVAFFLGVDAERKSLESISKPLGIVKTRVADGVSSTGEGGSPTTRPADGV; this is encoded by the coding sequence ATGGACCGCCTGCCGTGGTCCCGTTTCCACTGGATGGTGGTGATCGCGCTAGGCGTCACCTGGATCCTCGACGGTCTGGAGATCCAGATCGCGTCCACGGTGGCCGACAAGCTCACGGAGGAGGGCACGCTCGGGCTCTCCGCTCAGCAAGTGACGCTCTCCGCGTCGGTCTACCTCTTCGGTGAGGTCGTCGGCGCGCTGTGGTTCGGCCGATTGGCCGACCGGCTCGGGCGCCGGAAGCTCTTCCTGATCACCCTGACGCTGTACTTGGTCGCCAGTGGCCTCACCGGCTTCTCCGTCACGTTCTACGAGTTCCTACTGTTCCGCTTCCTCGCCGGTATGGGCATCGGTGGTGAGTACGCGGCGATCCACTCGGCGATCGACGAGCTGATCCCGTCGCACTACCGCGGCCGCGTCGACCTGGCGATCAGCGGCACGTACTGGGGTGGCGCCGCAATGGCGTCCGCCGCGCAGATCGTGTTCCTGAACCCGGACTTCTTCTCCGACAACATCGGCTGGCGGCTCGGGTTCTTCCTCGGCCCGCTGATCGGTCTGGCGATCTGGCCGCTCCGCCGGCACATCCCGGAGAGCCCTCGCTGGATGATGACGCACGGCCAGGAGGTGGAGGCCGAACGCACGGTCGACCAGATCGAGGAACAGGTCCGGGCCAGCGGCAAAGAGGTCGAGCCGGTCCCGGAGTCGGAGGCCAGCGAGGTCAAGCCGCATCCGCCGGTCACCTACCGGCAGATCGCCCAGATCATGTTCAAGCAGTATCGGAGCCGGACGATCCTCGGCTTCGCGCTGATGACCACGCAGTCGTTCCTCTACAACGCCATCTTCTTCACCTACGCGCTGGTGCTGGGGACGTTCTATGACGTGGACAGCGGCACGATCCCGTACTTCTTCTTCCCGTTCGCGATCGGCAACCTGATCGGGCCACTGGTCCTCGGCCCGTTCTTCGACACGATCGGCCGGCGGAAGATGATCGGCGGGACGTACCTCTTGTCCGGCACCCTGCTGGCGATCACCGGGTATCTGTTCTACGCGGAAGTCCTGACCGCGGTGACGCAGACGATTCTCTGGTGCATCATCTTCTTCTTCGCCTCGGCGGCGGCCTCGTCCGGGTACCTGACGGTCAGCGAGATCTTCCCGCTGGAGCTGCGGAGCCAGGCGATCGCGTTCTTCTTCGCGATCTCCCAGTTCTTCGGCGGTGTGATCGCGCCGTCGCTGTTCGGCGCGCTGATCGGCGAGGGTGAGAGCCGCGGGCCGCTGTTCGGCGGCTACTTGCTCGGTGCCGGCCTGATGATCATCGGTGGTCTGGTGGCGTTCTTCCTCGGCGTCGACGCCGAACGGAAGTCGCTGGAGTCGATCTCGAAGCCGCTGGGCATCGTGAAGACCCGGGTCGCCGACGGGGTGTCGAGCACCGGGGAGGGCGGTTCCCCGACCACCCGACCCGCCGACGGCGTCTGA
- a CDS encoding site-2 protease family protein, with product MTGATGEPVRQQRTTAANRWPSPLFVGLVLTTVVSGWALWTGYGSAGLFAFLFVAAAWVVSLCLHEFAHAVVAFRGGDRSVAERGYLTLDPLKYTHFAYSILLPLLFVLLGGIGLPGGAVFIDRRHLRSRLTNSLVSLAGPLTNIGFAAALAIALAGWGADDVAHIDFWAAVAFLTFLQVTAAVLNSLPVPGLDGFGVIQPYLSNKVLRKVAPIAPYAVLILFVMLFIPPVNRAFFSIVVWFLELLGVPGWLADFGQTLFRFWLG from the coding sequence GTGACCGGAGCGACCGGAGAGCCGGTACGCCAGCAGCGGACCACCGCGGCGAACCGGTGGCCGAGCCCGCTCTTCGTCGGCCTCGTGCTCACCACCGTGGTGTCCGGTTGGGCGCTCTGGACCGGCTACGGATCGGCCGGGCTGTTCGCGTTCCTGTTCGTCGCGGCCGCGTGGGTCGTCTCGCTCTGCTTGCACGAGTTCGCGCACGCGGTCGTGGCCTTCCGGGGCGGCGACCGGTCGGTGGCCGAGCGCGGGTACCTCACGCTGGATCCGCTCAAGTACACGCACTTCGCGTACAGCATCCTGCTACCTCTGCTGTTCGTCCTGCTCGGCGGCATCGGGCTACCGGGCGGCGCGGTGTTCATCGATCGTCGGCACCTGCGCAGCCGCCTGACCAACAGCCTGGTCTCGCTGGCCGGCCCGCTGACGAACATCGGTTTTGCCGCCGCGCTCGCGATCGCGCTCGCGGGGTGGGGCGCCGACGACGTCGCGCACATCGATTTCTGGGCCGCGGTGGCGTTCCTGACGTTCCTCCAGGTCACCGCCGCGGTGCTGAACTCGCTGCCGGTGCCGGGCCTGGACGGCTTCGGAGTGATCCAGCCGTACCTGTCGAACAAGGTGCTGCGGAAGGTCGCGCCGATCGCGCCCTACGCGGTGCTGATCCTGTTCGTGATGCTCTTCATCCCACCGGTGAACCGGGCATTCTTCAGCATCGTTGTCTGGTTCTTGGAACTGCTGGGCGTACCGGGGTGGCTCGCCGACTTCGGACAGACCCTGTTCCGGTTCTGGTTGGGGTGA
- a CDS encoding STAS domain-containing protein, whose product MRERQGRAAGARSAARSKPESFGRLRVTVDDREHYALVTVAGEVDVTTGSQLREPLHELVEQRKHRHVVDLREVTFLDSTGLGILVSDHKRLRDRDGSLHVVVTTPGIVARVFRLTGVDRVVPLVDTIEEAEKALVAAS is encoded by the coding sequence ATGCGTGAGCGTCAGGGTCGGGCTGCCGGAGCACGGAGCGCCGCCCGGTCCAAGCCGGAGAGCTTTGGCCGGCTCCGGGTCACCGTCGACGACCGCGAGCACTACGCGCTGGTCACGGTCGCGGGCGAGGTCGACGTCACCACCGGCTCGCAGTTGCGCGAGCCACTCCACGAACTGGTCGAGCAGCGCAAACACCGGCACGTCGTCGACCTGCGCGAGGTCACCTTTCTGGACTCGACCGGGCTCGGCATCCTGGTGAGCGACCACAAGCGACTGCGTGATCGCGACGGGTCCCTGCACGTCGTGGTGACCACGCCGGGGATCGTCGCGCGGGTGTTCCGCCTGACCGGCGTCGACCGCGTGGTTCCCCTGGTAGACACCATCGAAGAAGCCGAAAAAGCCCTAGTTGCGGCTTCGTGA
- a CDS encoding SpoIIE family protein phosphatase: MTPVDTAAVGFAAEPSPSEPTGSGPAHGDLVVELRVSDPRAWCEALPAAAGRTVLISGRALSDGSADGDAAAVRLAGHVRMAARAMARVDLAPAEALGYLDALVAEWDEPFRARLLYGVFDPVDGAFCFAQAGHPGPVISPVKGAAVAPPAPDGGPLGGFVSVSASYGEQTVAVPPGGTVVIALPAELADDVQFATGGFAIDPDVASATPSVDVVAPALATAVDGVTEPVAAADAALAGAPGGTVLAAGWPTGLTVGPVRVIELELGEGEDPTRRARAFCYGVLSTWQLPPLVRDDIVLAVSELVANALLYGGAAEQLRLRRSVNRIVIEVFDREPAMPRPRIADADAESGRGLFLVRRVAARWGARAVPGGKAVWAEFDLTAPRTADDENAPDPVEAAAG; this comes from the coding sequence GTGACGCCGGTCGACACGGCGGCCGTCGGCTTCGCCGCCGAACCCTCGCCGTCCGAGCCGACGGGGTCCGGCCCCGCCCACGGTGACCTCGTCGTCGAGCTCCGAGTCTCCGACCCGCGCGCCTGGTGCGAGGCGCTGCCGGCCGCGGCCGGGCGCACGGTCCTGATCTCCGGACGCGCGCTCTCCGACGGTTCCGCCGACGGCGACGCGGCCGCGGTGCGCCTCGCTGGTCACGTGCGGATGGCGGCCAGGGCGATGGCCCGCGTCGACCTGGCGCCCGCCGAGGCGCTCGGCTACCTCGATGCCTTGGTGGCCGAGTGGGACGAGCCGTTCCGCGCCCGGCTCCTCTACGGCGTCTTCGACCCGGTCGACGGGGCGTTCTGCTTCGCGCAGGCCGGGCACCCGGGGCCGGTGATCTCGCCGGTCAAGGGGGCAGCGGTGGCGCCGCCCGCGCCCGACGGCGGCCCGCTCGGCGGGTTCGTGAGCGTGAGCGCGTCCTACGGCGAGCAGACCGTGGCGGTCCCGCCCGGCGGCACGGTGGTGATCGCGCTCCCGGCGGAGCTCGCCGACGACGTGCAGTTCGCCACCGGTGGCTTCGCGATCGACCCGGACGTGGCGTCCGCGACGCCCTCCGTGGACGTCGTGGCGCCCGCGCTGGCCACCGCGGTGGACGGCGTAACCGAGCCGGTGGCGGCCGCGGACGCGGCGCTGGCCGGTGCGCCAGGGGGCACGGTGCTGGCCGCCGGCTGGCCCACCGGGTTGACGGTCGGGCCGGTGCGGGTGATCGAGCTGGAGCTCGGCGAGGGTGAGGACCCGACGCGTCGGGCGCGCGCGTTCTGCTACGGCGTGCTCAGCACGTGGCAGCTGCCGCCGCTGGTGCGGGACGACATCGTGCTGGCCGTGTCCGAGCTGGTCGCGAACGCGCTGCTCTACGGCGGCGCGGCGGAGCAGCTGCGGCTGCGCCGCTCGGTGAACCGCATCGTCATCGAGGTGTTCGACCGGGAGCCGGCGATGCCCCGGCCGCGGATCGCCGACGCGGACGCCGAGAGCGGGCGCGGGCTGTTCCTGGTGCGCCGGGTGGCGGCGCGGTGGGGAGCGCGGGCGGTGCCCGGCGGAAAGGCCGTGTGGGCGGAGTTCGACCTCACGGCTCCCCGCACGGCCGACGACGAGAACGCTCCCGACCCGGTAGAGGCGGCAGCAGGTTGA